A DNA window from Vigna angularis cultivar LongXiaoDou No.4 chromosome 1, ASM1680809v1, whole genome shotgun sequence contains the following coding sequences:
- the LOC108339182 gene encoding probable hexokinase-like 2 protein gives MRKNVVVVVSTSIAVVVVGALIRKWKQWKEQQLRRMKQIIRRFARESATPLKILWQVADDMVTSMEDSLAITDDSPSLNMVVSNATSLPLGDEEGFFYGVSLHGRNLLMLCARLGGKNKPISALQRQHISIPDAVMAGSSLEINDYIAKEIAEFVSAHPEIEDSAPAKNKKLGFTLAYPVDQAMPFSVTASEHKNANNPVRQGMVNDLNRALTNHGMKMHVASLVDETIGGLAGGRYYNRESVVAVNLGTTTNAAYVEPAEDVASDLSQSSNSREQVISMEWGNFYSGNLPSTLYDDILDAESSDPGGRPFEKLISGEFLGEVVRQILLKLAKETALFGCRVPPKLMTPYLVRSSDMAAMHQDTSEDREIVGEKLGEIFEIHNCCPMAREVVAEVCDIVAERGARLAGAGIVGIIKKLGRIKNRKSVVTVEGELYEHYRIFRNYLHSGVWEMLGKDFSDNVIIEHSHGGSGTGALFLAAAQTRAHSSDS, from the exons ATGAGGAAGaatgtggtggtggtggtgagcACAAGTATTGCGGTGGTGGTGGTAGGGGCATTGATCAGAAAGTGGAAGCAATGGAAAGAACAACAGTTGAGGAGAATGAAACAAATAATAAGAAGGTTTGCTAGGGAAAGTGCCACCCCATTAAAAATTCTTTGGCAAGTAGCTGATGATATGGTGACCAGCATGGAAGACTCTCTTGCTATTACCGATGATTCACCCTCTCTCAACATGGTCGTTTCCAATGCTACATCGCTCCCACTCGG AGATGAAGAAGGATTCTTTTATGGGGTTAGTTTGCATGGAAGGAATTTGTTGATGTTGTGTGCGCGACTCGGAGGAAAGAATAAGCCTATCTCTGCCTTACAAAGACAACATATTTCCATCCCTGATGCTGTCATGGCTGGCTCTTCTCTG GAGATAAATGATTACATAGCTAAAGAGATAGCTGAGTTCGTTTCGGCGCATCCTGAGATTGAGGACAGTGCACCCGCCAAAAACAAGAAACTCGGCTTCACATTGGCATATCCAGTTGATCAAGCTATGCCTTTCTCGGTGACAGCATCAGAACACAAAAACGCAAACAACCCA GTTCGCCAAGGAATGGTGAACGACTTAAATCGAGCGTTGACGAACCATGGAATGAAAATGCACGTTGCCTCACTG GTTGATGAAACTATTGGAGGCTTGGCCGGTGGAAGATACTATAACAGGGAGAGCGTGGTTGCAGTTAACCTTGGCACCACCACAAATGCTGCTTATGTAGAACCAGCAGAGGACGTTGCCAGCGATCTCTCACAGTCTTCCAATTCAAGGGAACAG GTGATTAGCATGGAGTGGGGAAACTTCTATTCCGGTAATCTCCCTTCAACATTGTATGATGACATTTTAGATGCTGAAAGCTCAGATCCTGGTGGCCGG CCTTTCGAAAAGCTTATTTCAGGAGAGTTTTTGGGAGAAGTTGTAAGACAGATCTTGTTGAAGTTGGCCAAGGAAACAGCCTTGTTTGGATGCAGAGTGCCTCCGAAGTTAATGACTCCCTATTTAGTCAG GTCCTCTGATATGGCTGCCATGCATCAAGATACGTCGGAGGATCGTGAAATAGTGGGTGAGAAACTGGGAGAAATTTTCGAG ATCCATAATTGTTGTCCAATGGCACGGGAAGTGGTGGCTGAGGTGTGTGACATAGTAGCAGAGAGGGGTGCACGATTAGCGGGAGCAGGAATTGTGGGAATAATTAAGAAGCTTGGAAGAATTAAGAATAGAAAGAGTGTGGTGACGGTGGAAGGTGAGCTTTATGAGCACTATCGCATTTTCAGAAACTACCTTCATAGCGGTGTGTGGGAAATGCTTGGCAAAGATTTCTCAGACAATGTCATCATTGAACATTCACATGGTGGTTCTGGAACTGGAGCTTTGTTCCTTGCTGCTGCTCAAACTCGAGCACACAGTTCAGATTCTTGA